One Parasphingorhabdus cellanae genomic region harbors:
- a CDS encoding TIGR02186 family protein, with protein sequence MTELWTKWTKAFCGIAVLFLVTANTPILVPDVSQDKISIKGDFNGAQLLLFGAITYPPGTRNRDRADIVVVLKGPTESIVLREKQQVAGIWINAASSEFRSAPGYYAVASSRPIEEIVDDKTADIYELGLNHLQLSPAGAIESQELARFTNGLVDLNSRERLYKNLPNSVEITDSVLYKARINLPASVPVGEYSAETFLIIDGRVEAAEIKEITIEKIGMGRFITNLSQENGFIYGLLAVLISIIFGWGAGYVFRKI encoded by the coding sequence ATGACCGAGCTCTGGACAAAATGGACCAAGGCATTCTGCGGTATTGCTGTCTTGTTTCTGGTCACGGCAAATACGCCCATATTGGTGCCAGATGTGTCGCAGGACAAGATCAGTATCAAAGGGGACTTTAATGGTGCCCAACTATTGTTGTTTGGGGCCATTACCTATCCTCCTGGAACGCGCAACCGCGATCGCGCAGATATTGTTGTTGTCTTGAAAGGACCGACAGAATCTATTGTGCTGCGCGAGAAACAGCAAGTAGCCGGGATATGGATTAACGCAGCAAGCAGCGAATTCCGGTCTGCGCCGGGTTACTATGCCGTTGCGTCCTCGCGGCCGATCGAGGAAATTGTTGATGACAAAACAGCCGATATTTATGAGCTTGGCCTCAACCATCTGCAACTTTCGCCTGCTGGTGCTATCGAGAGTCAGGAACTGGCCCGATTTACCAATGGCCTGGTTGACCTGAACAGTCGGGAACGCCTTTACAAAAACCTGCCCAATAGCGTCGAAATCACCGACTCGGTTCTCTACAAAGCGCGGATTAATCTACCTGCCAGTGTGCCAGTCGGCGAATATTCTGCCGAAACATTCCTTATTATCGATGGCCGAGTGGAGGCGGCAGAAATCAAAGAAATTACCATCGAAAAAATCGGTATGGGGCGCTTCATTACCAACCTGTCTCAAGAAAACGGCTTTATCTACGGATTATTGGCCGTGCTCATATCGATCATCTTCGGCTGGGGCGCTGGCTATGTGTTCAGAAAAATCTGA
- a CDS encoding ATP-binding protein translates to MSDMGSHNFPAARPLPQSDDEDVTPPVATHAPTPTPKRTEGHKIGEVIEIAGSGSRIVMDAAVLASLSDHPDQTVTMAGQVGSQVKIRVGQTWLLANIRTQKLHEGQSGLIIAEIDFLGEGDEERLTGHIYNFRRGVTRYPVPGSVIYAVTTADLKQVYASDGRANVEIGTVYPTDDIRGALYVDAMLGKHFALLGSTGTGKSTSAALILHKICDIAPEGHILMIDPHGEYSAAFKGNGRLFDVNNLNLPYWLMNFREHCEVFVQSTGDAKQMDCDILAKCLLAAKAKSQAAQGVAKLTVDSPVPYLLSDLTTIIQNEMGKLDKSTNTAPFMRLKTKIDEIKADPRYSFMFSGMLVGDTMADFLSKIFRLPADGKPISIIDVSAVPSEITPTVVAVLSRLVFDYSIWAKNEPSRPILLVCEEAHRYIPNDDIAGESSVRDILSRIAKEGRKYGVSLGLITQRPSDLAEGVLSQCGTILSMRLNNDRDQSFVKAAMPEGARGFLDSIPALRNREIICCGEGVAIPIRVSLDTLVEEKRPASEDPMFSELWREQGGEEEIIQRVIKRWRSQGR, encoded by the coding sequence ATGTCAGATATGGGTTCCCATAATTTTCCAGCGGCACGCCCGCTTCCGCAAAGCGATGATGAAGATGTAACGCCCCCGGTGGCAACACACGCACCGACACCAACGCCAAAACGGACCGAGGGTCATAAGATTGGTGAAGTCATCGAAATTGCCGGTTCTGGATCACGCATCGTTATGGATGCGGCCGTTCTCGCCAGTTTGAGTGACCATCCGGACCAGACCGTAACAATGGCAGGGCAGGTGGGTAGCCAGGTAAAAATCCGTGTAGGTCAGACTTGGCTGCTCGCCAATATCCGCACGCAAAAGCTGCATGAAGGACAAAGCGGACTAATCATCGCCGAAATAGATTTTCTGGGTGAGGGCGATGAAGAACGCTTGACCGGCCACATTTATAATTTTCGCCGTGGTGTGACCCGTTATCCGGTTCCGGGCTCTGTCATCTATGCTGTCACGACTGCTGATCTCAAGCAGGTTTATGCATCTGATGGCCGCGCAAATGTCGAGATCGGGACGGTGTATCCGACCGACGATATTCGCGGCGCGCTCTATGTCGATGCCATGCTCGGCAAGCATTTCGCGCTACTGGGCTCAACCGGTACCGGTAAATCGACGTCAGCTGCTCTGATCTTGCACAAGATTTGCGATATCGCACCAGAAGGTCATATTCTTATGATCGATCCCCACGGTGAATATTCCGCAGCATTTAAAGGCAACGGCCGCCTGTTCGATGTTAACAATCTGAACCTGCCTTATTGGTTGATGAACTTTCGCGAGCATTGCGAAGTTTTCGTTCAGTCCACCGGTGATGCCAAGCAGATGGATTGTGATATTCTCGCCAAATGCCTGCTCGCTGCGAAAGCCAAGAGCCAGGCTGCACAAGGCGTCGCCAAGCTGACAGTGGATAGCCCGGTGCCTTATCTGTTGTCTGACCTGACCACGATCATCCAGAATGAAATGGGCAAGCTCGACAAATCGACCAATACCGCGCCGTTCATGCGGTTGAAGACCAAGATTGACGAGATCAAGGCCGATCCCCGCTATAGCTTTATGTTTTCCGGCATGCTGGTTGGCGATACGATGGCGGACTTCCTTTCGAAGATTTTCCGTCTGCCTGCGGACGGCAAGCCGATATCGATCATCGACGTATCGGCGGTTCCGTCGGAAATAACACCAACCGTCGTCGCGGTTTTGAGCCGGTTGGTTTTTGACTATTCAATCTGGGCAAAAAATGAACCAAGCCGACCCATCTTACTGGTCTGTGAAGAGGCGCACCGTTATATTCCCAATGATGATATCGCTGGCGAAAGCAGCGTCCGCGATATTCTTAGCCGGATTGCCAAGGAAGGCCGTAAATATGGCGTTTCATTGGGCCTGATTACACAGCGGCCATCGGATCTGGCGGAAGGCGTGTTGTCGCAATGCGGTACCATCCTCTCCATGCGTCTGAACAACGACCGTGACCAATCTTTTGTTAAAGCGGCCATGCCAGAGGGTGCCCGCGGCTTCCTGGATTCCATTCCGGCACTCAGAAACCGTGAGATTATCTGCTGCGGCGAGGGTGTTGCCATTCCCATTCGTGTATCACTCGATACGCTTGTGGAAGAAAAGCGTCCGGCGTCAGAAGATCCCATGTTCTCTGAGCTGTGGCGCGAACAGGGCGGCGAGGAAGAGATTATCCAGCGGGTTATCAAGCGCTGGAGAAGCCAGGGACGTTAA